A part of Acropora palmata chromosome 6, jaAcrPala1.3, whole genome shotgun sequence genomic DNA contains:
- the LOC141884945 gene encoding neuropilin-2-like: MELRHFLLQVGFCLIFAAHTSGSISDEGTSREKRSSTSPELAMEISFENVTDYLRHGDHYGYVTTLKHTPSSVAAAKGVHVTWMLAPFIKFLNIVSYTGPHPPKVLHKDESVTLKIADLPWGAEFTVSFKVEFDPERTLKPSNYSLVTPVQLLYYDDYLENSQGILLSKGRYFSNPLDKVAFNIELPGCSEPLGMKSKRIHDYQITASSSYEESQPSRARETTDAWCAKTNDKNQYLQVDFLLKTRVTRLGTMRRKSKDHWVTKYSLQYSDDDISWFDYMENGYVKVFKGPQTSSDTEMITHYLRHPVEANYIRVRPLAWVQLICLRLELYGCDIPGSPAICISPLGLESGEIKDEALSHSLPSSDLSKPSFIRLHGLVSQYPFGWQARIAQIPPDYLQIDFGSLRKVTRIATMGAFKVASLFVTTFKLEYSRNGLTWEKYRENGQVKDIKGPQNRHESKFPVLAKLAEPFVSRYVRIIPNDALKSMRAEIYGCFVEQLPPYTDVPEYARRSFLLDPVTDRFFACMYTDDQTESSCFSTVDGVEWIAVKPLIVSIIACSPIWKEIYGLDRRMNFHRSCDSGETWRQITDGYVKEVREEPNLVRAKSLPENLVSQNPSTNFIVTANSTGITWGVSGAGIHIMTIGDHSWSMVGSWKCCGL; encoded by the exons ATGGAACTTAGACACTTTTTGCTGCAAGTGGGattttgcttaatttttgcGG CGCACACGTCAGGATCTATATCGGATGAAGGCACCTCTCGAGAAAAAAGGTCCTCCACG TCTCCTGAGCTCGCAATGGAAATAAGCTTTGAGAATGTGACAGACTACCTGAGACATGG CGACCATTACGGATACGTCACCACCCTGAAACACACGCCTAGTTCTGTTGCAGCAGCCAAGGGTGTTCACGTGACGTGGATGCTGGCACCGTTCATCAAGTTTCTGAACATCGTGTCATATACCGGACCACACCCCCCTAAGGTTCTGCATAAGGATGAAAGCGTCACTCTAAAG ATCGCTGACTTGCCCTGGGGAGCAGAGTTTACTGTGTCCTTTAAGGTTGAATTTGATCCAGAGAGGACTTTGAAGCCATCTAACTACAGTCTCGTTACGCCAGTTCAACTCCTGTACTATGACGATTACCTAGAGAATTCCCAGGGGATCTTACTTAGCAAAGGAAGATATTTCAGCAATCCTCTCGATAAAGTTGCTTTTAATATTGAGTTGCCAG GCTGTTCTGAACCTTTGGGAATGAAAAGCAAGAGGATTCACGATTACCAGATCACTGCGTCATCGAGTTACGAGGAGTCACAACCTTCGCGGGCCAGAGAGA CCACGGACGCTTGGTGTGCCAAGACTAATGACAAAAATCAGTACCTTCAGGTGGATTTTCTGCTAAAAACGCGGGTGACCCGCTTGGGCACCATGCGTCGAAAATCGAAAGACCACTGGGTCACCAAGTACAGTTTACAGTACAGCGATGATGACATCTCGTGGTTTGACTACATGGAGAACGGTTATGTTAAG GTATTTAAAGGCCCACAGACGAGCAGTGACACGGAAATGATCACCCATTACCTTCGCCACCCAGTTGAGGCCAACTATATCCGGGTGCGGCCACTTGCTTGGGTACAACTCATTTGCTTACGGCTGGAGCTTTATGGTTGTGATATCCCAGGATCACCAG CAATATGTATTTCTCCGTTGGGCCTGGAATCCGGTGAAATAAAGGACGAAGCGTTATCCCACAGCCTTCCTTCAAGCGACCTGTCCAAACCATCATTTATTCGACTCCATGGGCTCGTTTCACAATATCCGTTTGGATGGCAAGCCAGAATTGCACAAATCCCGCCGGACTATCTCCAG ATCGACTTTGGTTCATTGAGAAAAGTGACAAGGATTGCAACAATGGGTGCTTTTAAGGTagcatctttatttgttaCTACATTCAAACTTGAGTACAGCAGGAATGGTTTGACATGGGAGAAGTATAGAGAAAATGGCCAAGTCAAG GATATCAAAGGACCTCAAAACAGGCATGAGTCAAAATTCCCTGTGCTTGCAAAACTTGCTGAACCATTCGTTTCTCGTTATGTCCGAATCATTCCAAATGACGCCTTGAAATCTATGAGGGCTGAGATTTACGGATGCTTTGTTGAACAACTTCCACCATATACTG ACGTCCCTGAATACGCTCGGCGCTCTTTCCTATTGGATCCTGTTACTGACCGTTTTTTTGCTTGCATGTACACCGATGACCA AACTGAAAGCAGCTGCTTTTCAACGGTGGATGGTGTAGAATGGATAG CCGTGAAACCTTTAATCGTCAGCATAATAGCCTGCTCACCCATCTGGAAAGAAATCTACGGCCTTGATCGAAGAATGAACTTCCACCGCAGCTGCGACTCGGGTGAAACCTGGCGACAGATCACCGATGGTTACGTAAAGGAAGTCCGAGAAGAACCCAATTTAGTGAGGGCTAAATCACTTCCGGAAAATCTTGTGTCACAGAACCCTTCAACCAACTTTATAGTAACTGCGAACTCGACTGGGATCACCTGGGGCG TGTCCGGCGCTGGCATTCATATCATGACCATTGGTGACCATTCGTGGAGTATGGTGGGCTCTTGGAAATGTTGCGGCCTTTGA
- the LOC141883698 gene encoding carbohydrate sulfotransferase 13-like: MLWKRAYGKKLKTVFYFFVFLTVFMPFYFHYKDWTPTSKNTPVKNIDAEQRQVARKKIMKQYCAKHPSLSKPPKDLTRMHHIIVDDINKIIYCSIPKVSSTTWKRLLLDLRGEKRGVYIHRKSLFKRLYQYTEEEREKRLRTYFKFLFVREPLHRLLSAFKNKFIGDDQIVSEKARVEIIETYRPEDLNNATLKNQVSFAEFIKYFSYDRERDKHWLQYERLSFPCLVNYDFLGQFETLADDAALVLKLAGIDDRVTFPPVHGSTSSSEVLQYYSQVPPEDILRIGEQYRVDFEMFGYDFLAEVKPLLNISLDRNQFKQAVRTQVMS; encoded by the exons ATGCTGTGGAAAAGAGCATAtgggaaaaaattgaaaacagttttctacttttttgtctttttgacaGTGTTTATGCCTTTTTACTTCCACTATAAGGATTGGACACCGACGTCGAAAAATACACCAGTAAAGAATATAG ACGCCGAGCAAAGGCAGGTCGCCCGAAAAAAGATCATGAAACAGTATTGTGCCAAGCATCCCAGTCTGTCCAAACCTCCCAAAGATTTAACCCGTATGCATCACATTATAGTAGATGATATAAACAAGATTATTTATTGCTCAATTCCTAAAGTCAGTAGTACAACGTGGAAACGACTTCTACTGGATCTCCGGGGCGAAAAACGAGGTGTCTAC ATACACCGAAAGAGTTTGTTTAAACGTCTATATCAGTACacagaagaagaaagagaaaaacgtCTGAGGACATacttcaagtttcttttcgtGCGCGAACCTCTTCACCGCTTATTATCagctttcaaaaacaaattcatcGGAGACGACCAGATTGTCAGTGAAAAAGCGAGGGTTGAAATAATAGAAACATACCGCCCAGAGGATTTAAACAACGCGACATTAAAGAACCAAGTTAGCTTTGCAGAATTCATAAAATATTTCTCGTACGACAGAGAAAGGGATAAGCACTGGCTTCAATACGAAAGGCTCTCCTTTCCATGTCTCGTCAACTACGATTTTCTTGGTCAATTTGAAACCTTGGCAGACGACGCCGCTCTGGTGTTAAAATTGGCGGGAATCGATGATCGAGTGACTTTCCCGCCAGTTCATGGCTCGACAAGCTCATCTGAAGTATTACAGTACTATTCCCAGGTCCCTCCCGAGGACATCCTTCGTATTGGAGAGCAGTATCGGGTTGACTTTGAAATGTTTGGTTACGATTTTTTAGCAGAAGTGAAACCACTTTTGAACATCTCACTAGATCGAAATCAATTCAAACAAGCTGTGAGAACACAAGTTATGAGTTAG